A region from the Arachis ipaensis cultivar K30076 chromosome B01, Araip1.1, whole genome shotgun sequence genome encodes:
- the LOC107606982 gene encoding uncharacterized protein LOC107606982, with amino-acid sequence MSQDITELKAFKEEVNSNLQNQGAAIQKLENQILYLTKQAPGTSGSHAAKAIAREECKAITLRSGKNLKEISKETTEDEAKENVKDKEQGRSFTPSATKEKEKEVLKPYTPKAPYPQRLMKSEKDGQFSRFLEIFKKLQINIPFAEAIEQMPLYAKFLKD; translated from the coding sequence ATGAGCCAAGACATAACCGAATTGAAAGCTTTTAAGGAAGAAGTAAATTCTAACTTGCAAAACCAAGGAGCTGCCATCCAGAAgctagaaaatcaaattttgtatTTGACTAAGCAAGCCCCTGGGACAAGCGGCTCTCATGCTGCCAAGGCTATTGCAAGGGAAGAATGTAAGGCCATaaccctcagaagtggaaagAATCTAAAGGAGATCTCAAAGGAAACCACAGAGGATGAAGCAAAGGAAAATGTGAAAGACAAAGAACAAGGACGATCTTTTACACCGTctgcaacaaaagaaaaagaaaaagaggtccTGAAGCCTTACACACCTAAAGCACCTTATCCTCAACGTTTGATGAAAAGTGAAAAGGATGGCCAATTCTCCAGGTTCTTGGAGAttttcaagaagctccaaatcaacattcCGTTTGCTgaggcaatagagcaaatgccactctatgcaaaATTCTTAAAAGACTag
- the LOC107606989 gene encoding uncharacterized protein LOC107606989, whose protein sequence is MDITKVGVAQKLKLEELECLRMEAYENARIYKEKTKAFHNHHIRKKDFQEGDEVLLYNPRLRFVPGKLRSRWEGPFKVKKVKSYVVVELIDPQSEATFKVNGHRVKKYHGYKLPKKVEVLLLEDAPKGEEA, encoded by the coding sequence ATGGACATCACCAAGGTGGGTGTAGCCCAGAAATTGAAACTGGAGGAGCTTGAATGTCTCAGGATGGAGGCATATGAGAATGCTCGGATTTACAAGGAGAAGACTAAGGCATTTCATAATCACCATATTCGGAAGAaagattttcaagaaggtgatgaagtcctcctctacaaccCGAGGCTCAGATTCGTGCCTGGAAAGCTTCGTTCAAGATGGGAAGGGCCCTTCAAAGTGAAGAAGGTAAAGTCCTATGTTGTGGTGGAATTAATTGATCCTCAAAGTGAGGCAACCTTCAAGGTGAATGgccatagagtgaagaagtaccatggctacaaatTACCAAAGAAAGTGGAGGTGCTCTTACTTGAGGATGCACCAAAAGGAGAGGAAGCAtga